The following are encoded together in the Cyanobacterium aponinum PCC 10605 genome:
- a CDS encoding glycosyltransferase family protein — protein sequence MDLSKQKILYSHHWSYIERQRHPIFSHDEIYITSYPDQADKIINLPIGTSYDVREILTENYPNWQPDLFIAKVDSFFNVIPRNVTALDCPKILILGDTQHGVKPLERMIEYAKSEKYDFYITDHKRHHLWYYYLARIPNLYWLPGLFLNPPQGDLKTIDFEDSTIEPDFFTDKVIFVGQASKFHPRRKAILEYLHQQIPNFWSGRLSQRDSLKAFSQAQISLNISLNGDLNLRFFEIISAGGFLLTDTLAEEAGMNLLLEEGKEYESFENIEQLINKIKYFVQYPELIEEYKKRSHQRYLENYTPEKHKNNLENILEGKFINEIYYSNFIERINYFPESQYTQKRIEIYQIVQDIHKYTENLTIFIDIQFFNCYVEDFLDLPRITASIFNYIPYNFKKLIEYLGASKNLHKVKFTNDKHNNNYDILIIESINIGLFLQGNKQYFTVISNDDHSWQEISIILREEYPHIKFTVNKYTDFFTIHVEKGNIFIKEEFTDQIKLTEINHLIIPEWQSDEETLIEELYNLISSLAKNSPLIKGARGGSNPEGANLPSPSGTGAGGEGIITLVIDTTGITEEDANLFLSGIAMNLMMEEDLDLESILNFTFIDNLEESQWQKILPKITAKITLNCDNQDIVNQLNLEDLVAIKGNGNNYAIFPDWKADQEELALEIGTVLMNLSDQENCTLLVNLNNVDQEEVGLFFSEIAINLMLIEGIELSDNLHINFVNFTASQWQSLGGLINNQVSI from the coding sequence ATGGACTTATCAAAACAAAAAATTTTATATTCTCATCATTGGTCTTATATTGAGCGTCAAAGACATCCCATTTTTTCCCATGATGAAATCTATATTACCAGTTACCCAGATCAAGCCGATAAAATTATTAATTTACCCATAGGTACATCTTATGATGTTAGAGAAATACTGACAGAAAACTATCCGAATTGGCAACCAGATTTATTTATTGCCAAAGTCGATTCATTTTTCAACGTAATTCCTCGTAATGTCACAGCCTTAGACTGCCCAAAAATATTAATACTAGGGGATACTCAACACGGTGTAAAACCCTTAGAAAGAATGATAGAGTATGCCAAATCAGAAAAATATGATTTTTACATCACAGATCATAAACGTCATCATCTTTGGTATTATTATCTTGCCCGAATCCCTAATTTATATTGGCTACCCGGATTATTTCTCAATCCTCCTCAAGGTGATTTAAAAACCATTGACTTTGAGGATTCTACCATTGAACCAGATTTTTTTACAGATAAAGTAATTTTTGTCGGACAAGCCAGCAAATTTCATCCCCGAAGAAAAGCAATACTTGAATATTTACATCAACAAATACCAAATTTTTGGTCTGGAAGACTATCTCAAAGAGATTCATTAAAAGCCTTTTCTCAAGCCCAAATTTCATTAAATATTAGCTTAAATGGAGACTTAAACTTACGCTTTTTTGAGATTATTTCTGCAGGGGGTTTTTTGTTAACAGATACCCTTGCAGAAGAAGCAGGAATGAATCTGTTATTAGAAGAAGGAAAAGAATATGAATCTTTTGAAAATATTGAACAATTAATCAATAAAATTAAATATTTTGTCCAATATCCTGAACTAATTGAAGAATATAAAAAAAGAAGTCATCAGAGATATTTAGAAAATTATACTCCCGAAAAGCATAAAAACAATTTAGAAAATATTTTAGAAGGGAAATTTATAAACGAGATTTATTATAGCAATTTTATTGAGAGAATAAACTATTTTCCAGAATCTCAATATACACAAAAAAGAATAGAAATATATCAAATTGTGCAGGATATTCATAAATATACAGAAAATTTGACAATTTTTATTGATATTCAATTTTTTAATTGTTATGTGGAAGATTTTTTAGATTTACCAAGAATAACGGCATCAATTTTTAATTATATTCCCTATAATTTTAAAAAACTTATAGAATACCTTGGGGCTTCAAAGAATTTACATAAGGTTAAATTTACTAATGATAAACATAATAATAACTATGATATTTTAATTATAGAATCAATCAATATAGGCTTGTTTTTACAGGGAAATAAACAATATTTTACAGTTATTTCCAACGATGATCATAGTTGGCAAGAAATTTCTATTATTTTGAGAGAAGAATATCCTCATATAAAATTTACAGTTAATAAATACACAGATTTTTTTACTATCCATGTCGAAAAGGGAAATATATTCATCAAAGAGGAATTTACCGATCAAATCAAATTAACAGAAATTAACCATTTAATTATCCCAGAATGGCAAAGCGACGAAGAAACATTAATAGAAGAATTATATAACCTTATTTCTTCCCTAGCTAAAAACTCCCCCCTTATTAAGGGGGCTAGGGGGGGATCAAACCCAGAAGGAGCAAATCTCCCCTCGCCCAGTGGGACAGGGGCTGGGGGTGAGGGCATAATAACCCTCGTTATTGACACCACTGGTATAACGGAAGAAGATGCTAATTTATTCTTATCAGGTATTGCCATGAATTTGATGATGGAGGAAGATTTAGACTTAGAAAGTATCCTTAATTTTACTTTTATTGATAATCTCGAGGAGTCGCAATGGCAGAAAATATTACCCAAAATAACTGCCAAAATAACTTTAAATTGTGACAATCAAGACATTGTTAATCAACTTAATCTTGAGGATTTAGTTGCTATTAAGGGTAATGGTAATAACTATGCTATCTTTCCTGATTGGAAAGCAGATCAAGAAGAATTAGCTTTAGAAATTGGTACGGTATTAATGAACCTTTCTGATCAAGAAAACTGCACTTTATTAGTCAATCTCAATAACGTCGATCAAGAAGAAGTCGGCTTATTTTTCTCAGAAATAGCCATAAATTTAATGCTAATTGAAGGCATAGAATTATCAGATAATTTACATATTAACTTTGTTAATTTTACTGCCAGTCAGTGGCAAAGTTTAGGAGGATTAATTAATAATCAAGTGAGTATTTAA
- a CDS encoding tetratricopeptide repeat protein, whose product MKKFAIALIKSKLHHKCLLETQEAIHHTLQDMGFDSVLTDNLERCDRQYIILGVNNLLYPNQIELPPNSIIYNLEQIYPQSPWIQSGYLDYLYQYPIWDYSLSNIAQLRKWGINKVQHLPIGYHPCLTNIPKNDNQDIDVLFYGSINERRQKIIHSLEAKGIKVKALFGVYGEERNSYISRSKIVLNMHFYEAQVFEIVRVSHLLANQIFVISEKSSNSEEENYFQGGLVFCPYENLVSTCLDYLSKDKDRKIIAKNGYHLFKSRSLKDYLNPLINSISQNINNNHKFIKDFYRKNQAKNAFDQGNYQGAIALYEQSLQIDPDCLETNIYLALAFLYNGDDLTAELILYSFIDDKEQNEYELHLVKEKIIKILRQELNKNLQSNNQKLVDNIKVYIKNFLS is encoded by the coding sequence ATGAAAAAATTTGCGATCGCCCTTATTAAGTCAAAACTTCACCATAAATGTTTGTTAGAAACTCAGGAAGCGATTCACCATACCTTACAAGATATGGGTTTCGATAGTGTTTTAACTGATAATTTGGAAAGGTGCGATCGCCAATATATCATTTTGGGAGTTAATAATTTACTTTACCCGAATCAGATTGAATTACCCCCTAATTCAATTATTTATAACCTTGAACAAATCTACCCCCAATCCCCTTGGATACAATCAGGTTATCTCGATTACCTATATCAATATCCTATCTGGGATTACAGTTTATCGAACATCGCCCAATTAAGAAAATGGGGTATTAACAAAGTTCAACATTTACCCATAGGCTACCATCCCTGCCTTACGAACATTCCTAAAAATGATAATCAAGATATTGATGTGTTGTTTTATGGCTCAATTAATGAACGTCGTCAAAAAATTATTCATAGTTTAGAAGCAAAAGGAATAAAAGTTAAAGCACTTTTTGGAGTTTATGGAGAAGAAAGAAATAGTTATATTTCCAGAAGTAAAATTGTTTTAAATATGCACTTTTATGAAGCTCAGGTTTTTGAAATCGTTAGGGTATCTCATTTGTTAGCCAATCAAATTTTTGTTATTTCTGAAAAAAGTAGTAACTCCGAAGAAGAAAACTATTTTCAGGGAGGTTTAGTTTTTTGTCCATATGAAAATTTAGTTTCTACTTGCCTAGATTATTTAAGCAAGGATAAAGATCGAAAAATCATCGCTAAAAATGGTTATCATTTATTTAAAAGTCGTTCTTTAAAAGACTATTTAAATCCTTTAATTAATTCTATTTCTCAAAATATTAATAATAACCATAAATTTATCAAAGACTTTTATCGCAAAAATCAGGCTAAAAACGCCTTTGATCAAGGTAATTATCAAGGTGCGATCGCACTTTATGAACAAAGTTTACAAATTGATCCAGACTGTTTAGAAACTAATATTTATCTTGCTTTAGCATTCTTATATAATGGAGATGACCTAACCGCAGAATTAATTTTATATTCATTTATTGATGATAAAGAACAGAACGAGTATGAATTACACTTAGTAAAAGAAAAAATAATTAAAATACTACGTCAAGAATTAAATAAAAATTTACAATCAAATAATCAAAAATTAGTAGATAATATTAAGGTATATATTAAAAACTTCTTATCTTAA
- a CDS encoding class I SAM-dependent methyltransferase, whose translation MDSQKFVQLIPEIFDFDNIESIEAKKNQIASILKKVDSTINPYVFLLLNTAISCLEENEIYCEILKQSSTTLIPILESNPQLMAYGIIDNETIDIDNINYTLESSNYSDQVCIYEGDITSFCEDLQSLDSEDKIGLFHLNGNRPYREILLALMNIRPLLAEEAFIIISQTENGATKNAISDFQNFNNSDNIHELLVVNPETKSYHFMEQELVILLYRNNVINKQIKRINNAGLTKLNQATENHKKTLLHVGCGPSNPNALPQDFRGDDWVEIRLDINPNVQPDIIGTITDLSGVPNNSVDAVYSSHNLEHIYNFEVPIALAEFKRVLKNGGCVMFVVPDMQTAAEWVMRGEMEDSPLYQSPAGPVPALWMFYGMGTTYPGMPYMAHKTGFTTKNLAKQLGEAGFNNLKLIRRSFDIIAYGYK comes from the coding sequence ATGGATAGTCAAAAATTTGTGCAACTCATTCCCGAAATATTTGATTTTGATAATATTGAATCCATCGAAGCAAAAAAAAATCAGATAGCTTCTATTTTAAAAAAAGTTGATAGCACTATTAATCCCTATGTTTTTTTGTTACTTAATACTGCTATTAGTTGTTTAGAAGAAAACGAAATATATTGCGAAATATTAAAACAATCTAGCACTACTTTAATTCCCATTTTAGAAAGTAATCCTCAATTAATGGCTTACGGAATTATTGATAATGAAACTATTGATATTGATAATATTAATTATACCTTAGAATCATCAAACTATAGTGATCAAGTTTGTATTTATGAAGGAGATATAACAAGTTTTTGTGAAGATTTACAGTCTTTAGATAGTGAAGATAAAATAGGTTTATTTCACCTAAATGGAAATAGACCTTATCGAGAAATACTGTTAGCTTTAATGAATATCAGACCATTATTAGCAGAAGAAGCCTTTATTATTATTTCTCAGACAGAAAATGGAGCAACAAAAAATGCTATTTCTGATTTTCAAAACTTTAATAATAGTGACAATATTCACGAATTATTGGTTGTCAACCCAGAAACAAAATCTTATCATTTCATGGAGCAAGAATTAGTAATTTTGCTGTATCGAAATAATGTAATTAATAAGCAAATTAAAAGAATCAATAATGCAGGATTAACTAAACTTAATCAGGCAACAGAAAATCATAAAAAAACCCTTCTTCATGTGGGTTGTGGCCCTTCTAATCCTAATGCTTTACCCCAAGATTTTCGAGGAGATGACTGGGTAGAAATTCGCTTAGATATTAATCCTAATGTACAACCTGACATTATTGGTACTATTACTGATTTAAGCGGTGTTCCTAATAATAGTGTAGATGCGGTTTATTCTTCCCATAATTTGGAACATATATATAATTTTGAAGTACCCATCGCCCTTGCTGAATTTAAACGAGTTTTAAAAAATGGTGGTTGTGTAATGTTTGTCGTGCCAGATATGCAAACCGCTGCAGAATGGGTTATGCGAGGAGAAATGGAAGATTCTCCTTTATATCAATCTCCTGCTGGCCCTGTTCCAGCACTATGGATGTTTTATGGCATGGGTACTACTTATCCAGGAATGCCTTATATGGCACATAAAACAGGTTTTACTACTAAAAATTTAGCCAAACAATTAGGGGAAGCTGGTTTTAATAATTTAAAATTAATTAGAAGAAGTTTTGATATTATTGCTTATGGTTATAAATAG
- a CDS encoding HEPN domain-containing protein has product MKNEQKLLLEKAQESLRASKILLENQLPDFAVARAYYTMFYIAEAFLLKQDLTYSSHSAVIAGFGREFAKTKRIPVEYHRYLIEAQQKRTEADYNLKPNITLQEAENIINKAQNMLDFTNNNIDII; this is encoded by the coding sequence ATGAAGAATGAACAAAAATTATTGTTAGAAAAAGCTCAGGAAAGTTTAAGAGCATCTAAAATACTACTAGAAAATCAATTACCAGATTTTGCAGTGGCAAGGGCTTACTATACAATGTTTTATATCGCAGAGGCTTTTTTACTAAAACAGGACTTAACTTATTCCAGTCATAGTGCCGTTATTGCAGGATTTGGACGGGAATTTGCTAAGACAAAACGTATTCCCGTTGAGTATCATCGTTATTTAATCGAAGCACAACAGAAGCGTACTGAAGCTGATTATAATTTAAAACCCAATATCACTTTACAGGAAGCAGAAAATATTATTAACAAAGCCCAAAATATGCTTGATTTTACTAACAATAATATCGATATTATTTAA
- a CDS encoding class I SAM-dependent methyltransferase produces MNQKTTILLQEQYDNLPYPQIPIEQSPEEYYDTLFIHDLTTPYYLSQQKIIDTKDKVILDAGCGSGWTSLFLAYANPGAKIIGIDLSPKSVEVAKTRLNHHGFTNSEFYTLSIEDIDKLNYRFDYINCDEVIYLLPDAEKVLKLFQSLLNEQGIIRVNFHSYYQRFNFFRLQKLFKNMGLMDSNPDDLEVELVKETFNSLNDSVAAKQLWKNKFASMAFPPQKQKQSILVNYLLQGDKGFTIPQVFEMLKSSHLSFLSMVMWRKWNIRDLFQNPDSLPDIWELGLGEVSQEEELSLYELLNPIHRLIDFWCVNDNIQSSINPVINWDKKDWETAKISLHPRLRYKKIKEDLLKAIRTKQSFLFNRYISFPAKGNIDIESDIASCLIILWEKDSVTLEELVKRWLIIQPNDLVSLQPKAMEVAYDELINVIVRLENFLYILVEKVGE; encoded by the coding sequence ATGAATCAAAAAACGACAATCTTATTACAGGAACAATACGACAATCTACCCTATCCACAAATTCCCATCGAACAATCTCCCGAAGAATATTATGACACTTTATTTATTCACGATTTAACCACCCCTTATTATTTGTCCCAACAAAAAATAATTGACACCAAGGATAAAGTTATTTTAGATGCGGGATGCGGTAGCGGATGGACTTCTTTATTTTTAGCTTATGCTAATCCGGGGGCAAAAATTATTGGGATTGATTTATCTCCAAAATCTGTAGAGGTTGCCAAAACAAGATTAAATCATCATGGTTTTACTAACTCTGAATTTTATACTCTTTCCATAGAAGATATTGACAAATTAAATTATCGTTTTGACTATATTAACTGTGATGAAGTTATTTATTTATTACCTGATGCTGAAAAGGTATTAAAACTATTTCAATCTTTACTTAATGAGCAAGGAATTATTAGGGTTAATTTTCATAGTTATTATCAAAGGTTTAACTTTTTTAGGTTACAAAAATTGTTTAAAAATATGGGTTTGATGGACAGTAACCCAGATGATTTAGAAGTTGAATTAGTAAAAGAAACTTTCAATAGTTTAAATGATTCGGTTGCAGCGAAACAGTTATGGAAAAATAAATTTGCTTCCATGGCTTTTCCTCCTCAAAAACAAAAACAATCTATTTTAGTTAACTATCTTTTACAAGGGGATAAAGGCTTTACTATTCCTCAAGTATTTGAGATGTTAAAGTCTTCCCATTTGAGTTTTTTAAGTATGGTAATGTGGAGAAAGTGGAATATTCGAGATTTGTTTCAAAATCCTGATAGTTTACCTGATATTTGGGAGTTAGGATTGGGGGAGGTTTCCCAAGAAGAAGAATTATCTCTTTATGAATTATTAAATCCAATTCATCGTTTAATTGATTTTTGGTGTGTTAATGATAATATTCAATCTTCTATAAATCCTGTGATTAATTGGGATAAAAAAGATTGGGAAACAGCTAAAATTTCTTTACATCCTCGCTTAAGATATAAGAAAATAAAAGAGGACTTATTAAAAGCTATTAGAACTAAACAATCTTTTCTTTTTAATCGTTATATTTCGTTTCCTGCTAAGGGTAATATTGATATTGAAAGTGATATTGCTAGTTGTTTAATTATTCTTTGGGAAAAAGATAGTGTTACCTTAGAGGAGTTAGTTAAACGTTGGTTAATTATTCAACCAAATGATTTAGTTTCTTTACAACCAAAGGCTATGGAAGTGGCTTATGATGAGTTGATTAATGTTATTGTTAGATTGGAAAATTTTCTATATATTTTAGTGGAAAAAGTTGGGGAATAA
- a CDS encoding glycosyltransferase — protein sequence MKQLTWDIANKLIEQNTKEISSAEITENPLVSVCFITYNHQKYVQEALQSVICQKTDFPFEIVIGDDCSTDGTTEIVLEYQKKYPQLIRVLLAKENLGKYTGNGRLNGIRIREACRGKYIALLEGDDYWTDETKLQQQANVLEKDPECTGVFHDTQILCAKGLGEIKGTLYNINRLEFTLEDVISVWSPFQTSSFLFRKNSADKLPKDFLRYASGDMPLFIIVASQGKIRRIPKVMSIYRKHEGGITETSKINQYGYLYFHRYFLFNSLRKELYPLGDEKFVQVIIDVEQRLVNFFSTIEKTNIFLKQELRQIRNQKRLAQKEGLYTVVVAHVNPNAYSETFIHDHINKLPAETINLPNIAFPLQQNKEELKQFFIDREVDAVLAEYGHIGVAMMDICKELNLPLIVHFHGFDAYHHNVLQNAGRFYPILFEQAEGIIVGSRDMEKHLLSLGAIKEKLYYNPCGVDLSLFTQSHPEKSAITFVAVGRFVDKKAPTLTILAFAQVCQKYPQAKLIMMGEGVLLESCKILAKSLGIEQNIDFLGAVSHQEVAKNLSIARAFVQHSLKPSYGDSEGTSISVVEACAMGIPVVSTRHGGIKDVIIENETGFLVDEGDVDGMAEYMIQLAENPELAKKMGEAGREIIKNNFSQDKYIGNIWTIIKDSIEKNKAQQLTQKLNLSESNLIVFPDWSNYEEEIGEELLEVILQLMETPPEKPITLLVDITGILPEDATELFSAISMSLLFEYELDLTEYINISLLGDLTEQEWQILTPLITKKIKINHENQTLIKELNIK from the coding sequence ATGAAACAACTGACATGGGACATAGCCAACAAATTAATTGAGCAAAACACCAAAGAAATAAGCTCGGCAGAAATAACAGAGAATCCCCTAGTCAGTGTTTGCTTTATCACCTATAACCATCAAAAGTACGTCCAAGAAGCCCTACAAAGTGTTATTTGTCAAAAAACAGACTTTCCCTTTGAAATAGTAATCGGCGATGACTGTTCCACCGATGGCACCACAGAAATTGTCTTAGAATATCAGAAAAAATATCCCCAATTAATTAGAGTTTTATTAGCTAAAGAAAACCTTGGAAAATATACAGGTAATGGAAGATTAAATGGTATTCGTATTAGAGAGGCTTGTCGGGGAAAATATATTGCCTTATTAGAAGGGGATGACTATTGGACAGATGAAACCAAACTTCAGCAACAAGCAAATGTATTAGAAAAAGATCCAGAATGTACAGGAGTTTTTCATGATACTCAAATACTTTGCGCAAAGGGATTAGGAGAAATTAAAGGTACTTTATATAATATAAATCGTTTAGAGTTCACTTTAGAAGATGTAATTTCTGTATGGTCTCCTTTTCAGACATCTTCATTTCTTTTCCGCAAAAATAGTGCGGATAAATTACCAAAAGATTTTTTAAGATATGCAAGTGGTGATATGCCACTTTTTATTATTGTTGCTTCTCAAGGTAAGATTCGTCGAATTCCCAAAGTTATGAGTATTTATCGTAAGCATGAAGGAGGAATCACTGAAACGAGCAAAATTAATCAATATGGTTATTTATATTTTCACCGCTATTTTCTTTTTAACTCTCTACGGAAAGAATTATATCCTCTAGGAGATGAAAAATTTGTTCAGGTTATCATAGATGTTGAACAAAGATTAGTTAACTTTTTTTCCACAATAGAAAAAACCAATATTTTCTTAAAACAAGAACTTAGACAAATAAGAAATCAAAAAAGACTAGCACAAAAAGAAGGACTTTATACTGTTGTTGTAGCCCATGTAAATCCTAACGCTTACTCAGAAACATTTATCCATGACCATATAAATAAATTACCAGCAGAGACTATTAACTTACCAAATATTGCTTTTCCATTACAACAGAATAAAGAAGAATTAAAACAATTTTTTATAGATCGAGAAGTAGATGCTGTTTTAGCTGAATATGGACATATTGGTGTTGCAATGATGGATATTTGTAAGGAATTAAATCTTCCGTTAATCGTTCATTTTCATGGTTTCGATGCCTACCACCATAATGTGTTACAAAATGCAGGTAGATTTTATCCTATTCTCTTTGAACAAGCTGAAGGGATTATCGTTGGTTCAAGAGATATGGAAAAACACTTATTATCTCTGGGGGCAATTAAAGAAAAACTGTACTATAATCCCTGTGGCGTTGATTTATCATTATTCACACAGTCTCATCCAGAAAAATCAGCTATTACTTTTGTTGCAGTAGGGCGTTTTGTTGACAAAAAAGCTCCAACCCTAACAATTTTAGCCTTTGCCCAAGTTTGTCAAAAATATCCTCAAGCAAAATTAATTATGATGGGTGAAGGTGTATTATTAGAATCTTGTAAAATATTAGCTAAATCATTAGGAATAGAACAAAATATAGATTTTCTCGGTGCAGTATCTCATCAAGAAGTAGCCAAAAATCTAAGTATAGCTAGAGCATTTGTACAACATTCTTTAAAACCTAGCTATGGTGATTCAGAAGGTACGTCTATTTCTGTTGTGGAAGCCTGTGCCATGGGAATCCCCGTTGTTTCTACAAGACATGGTGGAATCAAAGATGTCATTATCGAAAACGAAACAGGGTTTTTGGTTGACGAAGGAGACGTGGATGGCATGGCAGAGTATATGATTCAATTAGCTGAAAATCCAGAACTAGCAAAAAAAATGGGCGAAGCAGGAAGAGAAATAATTAAAAATAATTTCTCTCAAGATAAATATATTGGAAATATTTGGACAATTATTAAAGATAGTATCGAGAAAAATAAAGCCCAACAACTAACCCAAAAATTAAATCTCAGTGAAAGTAACTTAATTGTTTTCCCCGATTGGTCAAATTATGAAGAAGAAATTGGCGAGGAATTACTAGAAGTAATCCTTCAATTAATGGAAACACCTCCAGAAAAGCCTATTACTCTTTTAGTTGATATCACTGGAATCTTACCCGAAGATGCCACCGAATTATTTTCGGCAATTTCCATGAGTCTCTTATTTGAATATGAATTAGACTTAACTGAGTATATTAATATTTCCTTATTGGGAGATTTGACAGAGCAAGAATGGCAAATCTTAACACCTCTCATTACCAAAAAAATAAAAATTAACCATGAAAATCAAACCCTAATTAAAGAATTAAACATTAAATAA
- a CDS encoding type II toxin-antitoxin system Phd/YefM family antitoxin, with protein sequence MFSYEITSPTEARNGLFKLLDKVVEDHQVFIINRRQGENVALIAESDLRSLVETVYLFRNPANSHHLFEALEESMTGKIKPQSLEELKEELGIE encoded by the coding sequence ATGTTTAGCTATGAAATAACCTCCCCCACAGAAGCCAGAAATGGATTATTTAAACTTTTAGATAAAGTTGTAGAAGATCATCAAGTTTTTATTATCAATCGTCGTCAGGGTGAAAATGTTGCCTTAATTGCCGAGTCTGATTTGCGTAGCTTAGTTGAAACCGTTTATTTATTCAGAAATCCTGCTAATTCTCATCATTTATTCGAGGCGTTAGAAGAATCCATGACAGGTAAAATTAAACCCCAATCTTTAGAGGAATTGAAAGAGGAATTAGGAATTGAGTAA
- a CDS encoding XisI protein, translating into MERIDYIQLVKDILTQHSINHSQNDTEIQLIFDDHNHHYQVLNIGWDDQTRIYGVIIHVDLKDDKIWIQRDGTEVGIANQLLDAGVAKEHIVLGFQAPYKREFTEFAIG; encoded by the coding sequence ATGGAAAGAATAGACTATATTCAATTAGTCAAGGATATTTTAACTCAACACTCGATTAATCATTCTCAAAATGATACAGAAATTCAATTAATATTTGATGATCATAATCACCATTATCAGGTTTTAAATATTGGTTGGGATGATCAAACTAGAATTTATGGTGTGATTATTCATGTGGATTTGAAAGACGATAAAATTTGGATTCAAAGAGATGGTACAGAAGTCGGTATTGCTAATCAATTATTAGATGCAGGGGTAGCAAAAGAGCATATTGTATTAGGTTTTCAAGCTCCCTATAAAAGAGAATTTACAGAGTTTGCTATTGGTTAA
- a CDS encoding nucleotidyltransferase domain-containing protein, translating into MAIKNIQKSKVNAILEIFKEKIVTIYQDELIQLILFGSRARGDAKQDSDIDILIVLKNFNQDKHKYEKMINLVSDLCLEYDLLISCVYVNESQFKSEKSPLMINIHKEGIFL; encoded by the coding sequence ATGGCTATTAAAAATATACAAAAATCAAAAGTTAACGCTATTTTAGAAATTTTTAAAGAAAAAATTGTGACTATTTATCAAGACGAGTTGATCCAGTTAATTTTATTTGGTTCAAGAGCAAGAGGGGATGCTAAACAAGATTCAGATATTGATATTTTAATAGTTTTGAAAAATTTTAATCAAGATAAACATAAATATGAAAAAATGATTAACTTAGTTTCTGATTTATGCTTAGAATATGATTTATTAATTAGCTGTGTTTATGTTAATGAATCTCAATTTAAGAGCGAAAAAAGCCCTTTAATGATTAATATTCATAAAGAGGGTATATTCTTATGA
- a CDS encoding type II toxin-antitoxin system PemK/MazF family toxin, with the protein MKRFDIYLINLDPTLGSEIQKTRPCVIISPDEMNDYIKTVIVAPMTSKGKLYPTRIRCNFQEKEGLIVLDQIRTVDKIRLVKKLGTLDSSIQDEVLSKLGEMFAP; encoded by the coding sequence ATGAAGCGATTTGATATTTACTTAATCAATCTTGATCCTACTCTTGGCAGTGAAATTCAGAAAACTCGTCCTTGTGTGATTATTTCCCCTGATGAAATGAATGATTATATTAAAACAGTTATTGTTGCACCTATGACCAGTAAAGGTAAACTTTACCCGACTCGGATTAGGTGTAACTTTCAAGAAAAAGAAGGATTAATTGTTTTAGATCAAATTAGAACTGTTGATAAAATTCGTTTAGTCAAAAAACTTGGTACTCTTGATAGTTCTATTCAAGATGAAGTTTTATCTAAGTTAGGGGAAATGTTTGCTCCGTAA
- a CDS encoding Txe/YoeB family addiction module toxin, which translates to MSKNKKQNSTSEDKQPSFPQVPGFSSQFKSDLQWWFKNDKKRAEKILDLVTEVMRNPFQGIGKPEPLKYMEGNIWSRRIDLEHRLIYRISATQIDFLACRFHYDNL; encoded by the coding sequence TTGAGTAAAAACAAGAAACAAAACTCTACTTCAGAGGATAAACAGCCAAGTTTTCCCCAAGTTCCAGGTTTTAGTAGTCAGTTTAAAAGTGATTTACAATGGTGGTTTAAAAATGACAAAAAAAGGGCGGAAAAAATATTAGATTTAGTTACTGAAGTCATGAGAAATCCATTTCAAGGCATCGGCAAACCAGAACCTTTAAAATATATGGAGGGTAATATTTGGTCAAGAAGAATTGATTTAGAGCATCGTTTGATTTATCGCATTAGTGCCACTCAAATTGATTTTCTTGCTTGTCGTTTTCATTATGATAATCTATGA